From one Streptomyces sp. SCSIO 30461 genomic stretch:
- the kdpB gene encoding potassium-transporting ATPase subunit KdpB: protein MTTNTKKHEDDMSTTTPTRAPHSDVSTAHKSGHKSGGGRVGGGLFDPKQLVRSFPDAVRKLDPRVMVKSPVMFLVLIGSVLTTVFTFLDPTDWFGWAITAWLWLTVVFANLAEAVAEGRGKAQADTLRKAKTDTVARRLAEDGKSEERVPGTDLRIGDLVVCEAGDVIPGDGDVVEGVASVDESAITGESAPVIRESGGDRSAVTGGTKVLSDRIVIKITAKPGETFIDRMINLVEGSARQKTPNEIALNILLASLTIVFLLAVVTLQPFATYAGAPQTVMVLVALLVCLIPTTIGALLSAIGIAGMDRLVQRNVLAKSGRAVEVAGDVSTLLLDKTGTITLGNREAAEFVPVAGVTGAELADAAQLSSLADETPEGRSVVVLAKERYGLRERHHGELEHATWVSFTARTRMSGVDLSENGEARKVRKGATGSVLAWVKERGGQVADGVDRTATEISEAGGTPLLVAVEDDKGARVLGVIRLKDVVKDGMRERFDELRRMGIKTVMITGDNPLTARAIAEEAGVDDFLAEATPEDKMALIKREQAGGKLVAMTGDGTNDAPALAQADVGVAMNTGTSAAKEAGNMVDLDSNPTKLIEIVEIGKQLLITRGALTTFSIANDVAKYFAIIPAMFAVVHPGLDRLNIMGLSSPESAILSAVVFNALIIIGLVPLALKGVRYRPTSADRMLRRNLGIYGLGGLIAPFIGIKLIDMLISLIPGIS, encoded by the coding sequence ATGACCACGAACACGAAGAAGCACGAGGACGACATGTCCACCACCACTCCGACCCGCGCGCCGCACAGCGATGTGTCGACCGCTCACAAGTCCGGTCACAAGTCCGGCGGCGGTCGCGTCGGCGGGGGTCTGTTCGACCCCAAGCAGCTGGTCAGGTCCTTCCCGGACGCGGTCAGGAAGCTCGATCCCCGGGTGATGGTCAAGTCCCCGGTGATGTTCTTGGTCCTGATCGGATCGGTGCTGACGACGGTCTTCACGTTCCTGGACCCGACCGACTGGTTCGGCTGGGCCATCACCGCCTGGCTGTGGCTCACCGTGGTCTTCGCCAATCTGGCCGAGGCCGTGGCGGAGGGCCGCGGCAAGGCCCAGGCGGACACCCTGCGCAAGGCCAAGACCGACACCGTCGCCCGCCGTCTGGCCGAGGACGGGAAGTCCGAGGAGCGGGTGCCCGGTACCGACCTTCGGATAGGCGATCTGGTGGTCTGCGAGGCCGGAGACGTCATCCCGGGCGACGGCGACGTCGTCGAGGGCGTCGCGTCGGTGGACGAGTCCGCCATCACCGGTGAGTCGGCCCCGGTCATCCGCGAGTCCGGCGGCGACCGCAGCGCGGTCACCGGCGGCACGAAGGTGCTGTCCGACCGCATCGTCATCAAGATCACGGCCAAGCCCGGTGAGACCTTCATCGACCGCATGATCAACCTGGTCGAGGGCTCGGCACGGCAGAAGACCCCCAACGAGATCGCGCTGAACATCCTGCTCGCCTCGCTGACCATCGTCTTCTTGCTCGCGGTCGTGACGCTGCAACCGTTCGCGACCTACGCCGGCGCCCCGCAGACGGTGATGGTGCTGGTCGCGCTGCTGGTTTGCCTCATCCCGACCACCATCGGCGCCCTGCTGTCGGCCATCGGTATCGCCGGCATGGACCGGCTGGTCCAGCGCAATGTGCTGGCGAAGTCCGGCCGCGCCGTCGAGGTCGCCGGTGATGTGTCCACGCTGCTGCTCGACAAGACCGGCACCATCACCCTGGGCAACCGTGAGGCCGCCGAGTTCGTCCCGGTCGCGGGCGTGACCGGGGCCGAACTCGCGGACGCCGCTCAACTCTCTTCGCTGGCCGACGAGACCCCGGAGGGACGCTCGGTCGTCGTGCTCGCAAAGGAGAGGTACGGCCTGCGCGAACGCCACCATGGCGAGCTGGAGCACGCCACTTGGGTGTCGTTCACCGCCCGGACCCGCATGAGCGGAGTGGACCTCTCCGAGAACGGCGAGGCCCGCAAGGTACGCAAGGGCGCGACCGGCTCGGTGCTCGCCTGGGTCAAGGAGCGCGGCGGCCAGGTGGCCGACGGCGTCGACAGGACCGCGACCGAGATCTCTGAAGCCGGCGGCACGCCGCTGCTCGTCGCTGTCGAGGACGACAAGGGCGCTCGCGTGCTCGGTGTGATCCGCCTCAAGGACGTCGTCAAGGACGGTATGCGGGAGCGGTTCGACGAGCTGCGCCGGATGGGCATCAAGACCGTGATGATCACGGGCGACAACCCGCTCACCGCCAGGGCGATCGCCGAAGAGGCGGGTGTGGACGACTTCCTCGCGGAGGCCACGCCCGAGGACAAGATGGCGCTCATCAAGCGTGAGCAGGCCGGAGGCAAGCTGGTCGCGATGACCGGCGACGGGACCAACGACGCCCCGGCACTGGCCCAGGCCGACGTCGGCGTGGCGATGAACACCGGTACCTCGGCCGCCAAGGAGGCCGGGAACATGGTGGACCTCGATTCCAACCCGACGAAGCTCATCGAGATCGTCGAGATCGGCAAGCAACTCCTCATCACCCGGGGTGCGCTGACCACCTTCTCGATCGCCAACGACGTCGCGAAGTACTTCGCGATCATCCCCGCCATGTTCGCGGTGGTCCACCCAGGCCTGGACAGGCTCAACATCATGGGCCTGTCCTCGCCCGAGTCCGCGATCCTGTCGGCGGTCGTCTTCAACGCGCTGATCATCATCGGGCTCGTCCCGCTAGCCCTCAAGGGCGTGCGGTACCGGCCGACCAGCGCGGACAGGATGCTCCGTCGCAACCTCGGGATCTACGGACTCGGCGGCCTGATCGCCCCGTTCATCGGCATCAAGCTCATCGACATGCTCATCTCCCTCATCCCCGGGATCAGTTGA
- a CDS encoding potassium-transporting ATPase subunit C — protein sequence MNSSFGNTARLIGAGLRALLVLTVVCGVIYPLAVTGVAQGLFSDKANGSEIESDGRVVGSSLIGQTYNLPKKNPDDTEEVAVPDLKWFQPRPSNGLGSNTVNTDYSLILSGATNRSGDNPELIQWVKNAKAAVIEDNSTATYKVKPTDVPADAVTSSGSGLDPDISPEYAELQVHRVAERNHLTVAQVDKLVNEHTKGRTLGFMGEPRVNVLELNTALKELTKG from the coding sequence ATGAACTCATCGTTTGGAAACACGGCACGGCTGATCGGGGCGGGCCTGCGCGCCCTGCTCGTCCTCACGGTCGTATGCGGCGTCATCTACCCGCTCGCCGTCACCGGCGTGGCCCAGGGCCTGTTCAGCGACAAGGCGAACGGCTCGGAGATCGAGAGCGACGGCAGAGTCGTCGGCTCCTCGCTGATCGGCCAAACCTACAACCTGCCCAAGAAGAATCCGGACGACACCGAAGAAGTGGCCGTCCCCGACCTGAAGTGGTTCCAGCCCCGCCCCTCCAACGGCCTCGGCAGCAACACCGTCAACACCGATTACTCGCTCATCCTCTCCGGAGCCACCAACCGCTCAGGCGACAACCCCGAGCTGATCCAGTGGGTCAAGAACGCCAAGGCCGCCGTGATCGAGGACAACTCCACCGCCACCTACAAGGTCAAGCCCACGGATGTGCCGGCCGACGCCGTCACCTCATCCGGCTCCGGCCTCGACCCCGACATCTCACCCGAGTACGCCGAACTCCAGGTGCACCGGGTCGCCGAGAGGAACCACCTCACCGTCGCCCAGGTCGACAAGCTCGTGAACGAGCACACCAAGGGCCGCACCCTCGGCTTCATGGGAGAACCCCGCGTCAACGTCCTGGAACTCAACACCGCCCTCAAAGAACTGACCAAGGGCTGA
- a CDS encoding hydrogenase maturation protease: MQCEMRAVVLGVGNDFRYDDGVGWAVVEKLRNRSSLDRLPPGTELRICGGDPVRLIEWWDGADLAVVIDAARVHPGHPGRVHRTELSARQPSRSTTASSHGFGLGEAWSLARLLGRLPRRLVVYAVQIADVSVGRGLSPVVAAAVDSVAESVISEIVHHAETQR; encoded by the coding sequence GTGCAGTGCGAAATGCGTGCCGTGGTTCTCGGCGTCGGTAATGACTTCCGGTACGACGACGGGGTCGGTTGGGCTGTGGTGGAAAAGCTGCGAAACCGCTCCTCGCTCGATCGCCTACCCCCTGGGACAGAGCTGCGCATCTGCGGCGGAGACCCCGTCCGGCTCATCGAGTGGTGGGACGGCGCGGATCTCGCCGTGGTGATCGACGCTGCGCGCGTGCATCCCGGGCATCCGGGCCGTGTGCACCGCACGGAGCTGAGTGCTCGGCAACCGTCCCGTTCCACGACCGCGAGCTCCCACGGGTTCGGCCTCGGCGAAGCTTGGAGCCTTGCGCGGCTGCTCGGGCGGCTGCCGCGTCGGCTCGTGGTCTACGCCGTCCAGATCGCTGACGTCTCCGTGGGGAGAGGCCTCTCCCCGGTGGTTGCGGCTGCGGTCGATTCCGTCGCCGAGAGCGTGATCTCCGAGATCGTGCACCACGCGGAGACCCAGCGGTGA
- a CDS encoding CBS domain-containing protein: protein MDACVRKLTADRLMTCPAITVHAEVSIALAARTIADHHIERLPVVDDEERLVGIVTRRDLLQIFLRPDPEIRTIVVHDILDRTLRLPPGTLDVEVRDGVVTLSGKLEFRSEILLAVRLVGLLDGVVDVIDHLTYRYDDTRRHGREPASPLGADDHGTNKV from the coding sequence GTGGACGCCTGTGTTCGGAAACTGACGGCGGACCGGCTGATGACCTGCCCCGCCATCACCGTCCATGCCGAGGTGTCCATCGCCCTGGCAGCAAGGACCATCGCCGACCACCACATCGAACGGCTGCCGGTCGTCGACGACGAAGAGCGGCTCGTGGGTATCGTCACTCGCCGCGACCTGCTACAGATCTTCCTGCGGCCGGATCCGGAGATCCGCACGATCGTCGTCCACGACATCCTCGATCGCACACTCCGACTACCGCCCGGAACCCTCGACGTCGAGGTCCGAGACGGGGTGGTGACGCTCTCCGGCAAGCTGGAGTTCCGGAGCGAGATCCTCCTGGCCGTTCGACTGGTCGGGCTGCTCGATGGCGTGGTCGATGTCATCGACCACCTGACGTACCGGTACGACGACACCCGGCGCCATGGTCGGGAGCCTGCGTCGCCACTCGGCGCTGATGACCACGGAACGAACAAGGTTTGA
- a CDS encoding CBS domain-containing protein has product MQHRNVAEVMTRNVVTARPGSTYKEVAQLLRDNDITAVPVVDANGHPLGVVSEGDLLRKAVGLPDLEGRPSRLTLTPNDLARAEAESAEGMMTSPAITARATWNIVETARTMAGNGVKRLPVIDEAGRIIGIVSRCDLLRPFLRRDEAIEEEIRGDVLDRTVGLAPESVEALVRDGVVTLTGHVPERGDIPVIERLCRCVDGVVAVHQRLDYAYDNTGLDVEPPRGQRVVGPAGQDASA; this is encoded by the coding sequence ATGCAGCATCGAAACGTCGCCGAAGTCATGACGCGGAACGTGGTCACGGCACGGCCTGGTTCGACCTACAAGGAGGTCGCCCAGCTGCTTCGTGACAATGACATCACCGCTGTTCCGGTTGTCGACGCCAACGGCCATCCGCTTGGTGTCGTTTCCGAAGGCGACCTGCTACGCAAAGCGGTAGGCCTTCCGGACTTGGAAGGGCGTCCTTCCCGTCTCACGCTCACGCCGAACGACCTGGCTCGCGCCGAAGCGGAGTCCGCTGAGGGCATGATGACCTCGCCGGCCATCACAGCGCGTGCCACATGGAACATCGTCGAGACGGCGCGCACCATGGCCGGCAACGGGGTGAAGCGACTTCCTGTCATCGATGAGGCAGGAAGGATCATCGGCATCGTGAGCCGCTGCGACCTTCTGCGCCCGTTCCTTCGCCGGGACGAAGCCATCGAGGAAGAGATCCGCGGTGACGTGTTGGACCGGACCGTCGGACTCGCTCCCGAGAGCGTGGAAGCGCTGGTCCGGGACGGCGTGGTGACCCTGACCGGCCACGTCCCGGAAAGAGGGGACATCCCGGTCATCGAGAGGCTCTGCCGTTGCGTGGACGGGGTGGTTGCCGTGCACCAGCGGTTGGACTACGCGTACGACAACACAGGACTCGATGTCGAGCCGCCACGAGGACAGCGTGTTGTGGGACCGGCCGGCCAGGACGCGAGTGCCTGA